In the genome of Telluria mixta, the window CCGGCCAGGCGTGAGGCACACATGAAGCGTCCAGCTGCCGGCTCCCCTGCCCGCCCGACCATGAGCGATGTGGCGGCGCTCGCGGGCGTGTCGCCGATTACGGTCTCGCGCGTCATGAACGGCAATGGCCGCGTCGACGCGCGCACCCGCACCCGGGTCGACGACGCCATGGCATCGTTGCGCTACGCGCCCAACCGCGAAGCGCGCAGGCTGGCGGGCCGCAAGGCGATCCGCATCGGCGTCCTGTACGGCAGCCGCTTCACCGGCGACCTGGGACAATTCCTGATCGGGCTGTCGAACCAGGCCAACGTGGAAAGCACGCAGGTGCTGGTCGAACGGTGCGAATCCGCCGACGAGGAAGCCACCCGGCTCGCGTCCCTGATCGCGTCCGGCGTGGACGGCATTATCCTGACGCCGCTGGCGGACACCGGACACGCGCTCGCCGTCGTGGCCGCGGCCGATATCCCGACCGTTGCGGTCGGCTGCGGCCCGACCGACCCGCGCGTCGGCACGGTCGGCATCGACGACGACCGCGCGGCTTACCAGATGACGCGCCACCTGCTGTCGCTCGGCCACCGGCGCATCGGCGTCATCACGGGGTCGCCCGACGACGTCATGGTCGCCCGGCGGCTGGCCGGCCACCGGTTTGCGCTGGACGCGATGGGTGTCGCCCGCGACGACGCCCTGCTGGTGACTGGAACGTCATCGTATCGCTGCGGCCTGGCTGCGGCAGGCTGTCTGCTGGACCTGGCCAACGCGCCGACGGCGATCTTCGCCACGAGCGACGACCTGGCGGCGGCAACCGTCGCCGCGGCGCAGCGGCGCGGGCTCGATATCCCGGGCGACCTCACCGTCACCGGCTTCGGCGACGGCATGCTGGCAACGACGATCTGGCCTGCCCTGACCACGATACGCCAGCCCAGCG includes:
- a CDS encoding LacI family DNA-binding transcriptional regulator, with amino-acid sequence MKRPAAGSPARPTMSDVAALAGVSPITVSRVMNGNGRVDARTRTRVDDAMASLRYAPNREARRLAGRKAIRIGVLYGSRFTGDLGQFLIGLSNQANVESTQVLVERCESADEEATRLASLIASGVDGIILTPLADTGHALAVVAAADIPTVAVGCGPTDPRVGTVGIDDDRAAYQMTRHLLSLGHRRIGVITGSPDDVMVARRLAGHRFALDAMGVARDDALLVTGTSSYRCGLAAAGCLLDLANAPTAIFATSDDLAAATVAAAQRRGLDIPGDLTVTGFGDGMLATTIWPALTTIRQPSAEMARAAVRSLVRDVYRMHRGVERTPEHLRIDYELMRRQSDAAPRVRPQQSWEMAVEAGTLHLI